Proteins from a genomic interval of Lolium perenne isolate Kyuss_39 chromosome 1, Kyuss_2.0, whole genome shotgun sequence:
- the LOC139831969 gene encoding uncharacterized protein, translating into MVDEVLREYEGLVLEHPAGEDGEIKELGEARRTTVQWRKENIVFPGEKPTSRPPPPPPPPQSPPRDDSPLRDDDSPIHDQSPPRENTPPPPPPRQETPPLPPKQKRKRSAAPPTAPKRSSTPMREQTPELLPHEQTEEQKAFLATAPKKMFIPPQTVKHFAETRMKRPELRADYDRSLGQSSKAMKEAKKVAQLGQQDIQAAPHFIVEPYHDPETASMIERAARAQGASVEYEDYYPTAQMVNKYRYGSDLVKPGELARLGTQMRRLHDWYLKACRRGDRYLTLYLRDEHYFRGEDEINIDVEELFQLFNQDALDKAVISCYCLMKKLEYKRGKLLPLGFIDPNTVHEVTVRDFAKDTEDNIVMFLEKQADKEDIFFPYNFK; encoded by the exons atggtggatgaagtgttgagagagtatgaggggttggtgcttgagcaccctgcaggtgaagatggggaaatcaaagaactgggagaagcccgtagaaccaccgtgcaatggcggaaggagaacattgtgtttccaggtgagaagccaacaagcaggccacctccgcctcctccgccacctcagtctcctccgcgtgatgattctcctctgcgcgatgatgattcccctatccatgaccagtctcctccgcgtgaaaatactccgccgcctcctcctcctcgtcaagagactccgccgcttccacctaagcaaaagaggaagcggtccgcggcacctcctacagctccgaagagatcatcaactccaatgagggaacagactccagagttgttgccacatgagcagactgaagagcaaaaggcgtttcttgcaactgcgccgaagaagatgtttattccaccgcagacagtgaagcactttgccgagacgagaatgaagagacctgagctgagagctgattatgaccgctctcttggacagtcctctaaagcgatgaaagaagcaaaaaaagtcgcccagcttggacagcaggacattcaggccgcaccccacttcatcgtggagccatatcatgatccagagacggcatcgatgatcgaacgggcggctagagctcagggagcatcagttgagtacgaagattactatccgacGGCTCaaatggtaaacaagtatagatacggatctgatctcgtcaaacctggcgagctcgcgcgtctagggactcagatgcgaaggttgcatgactggtacctgaaagcctgtcgaagaggtgatcgctacctcacgttgtatcttagagatgagcattacttccggggggaagacgagataaacattgacgtagaagaactgtttcagttattcaatcaagacgccctcgacaaagctgtcatcagttgctactgcct aatgaagaagctggaatacaaaagaggcaagctcctaccgctggggttcatagacccaaacacagttcatgaagttacggttcgagacttcgccaaggacacagaggacaacatcgtaatgtttttagagaagcaagcagacaaagaggatatattctttccctacaacttcaagtga